The Archocentrus centrarchus isolate MPI-CPG fArcCen1 chromosome 24, fArcCen1, whole genome shotgun sequence DNA segment CAGTTTCTCAGACTCAGGGATAACTCTTTCCGATGTACAGAATCTGATCAGTTTTTAAAGTCAAAAAGAATCCCTTGCTAAAGACAGATCATAAGTCGAAAGAACTAGTTTGGTAGGAAGCAACACCTTTTTCTATTCTTTGAAGAACCTGTTAGGCCAGTGATTGGTCCTGGGTGGACACCCaaaggaagaaggaaaatatttttaaccagGTGTATGGAGATGtgtttaaatatgaaaacaaaaatgagtctCAGTTTACTCAGTGTTGCACAGCTCAGGTCAGCCCCTTTTAAAGAGTTTGCTTTACCACTGTTAGATGAGCAACAATCGGAGAGAGAAAATTGTCTTGACCTGTGTAACTTTCACTTGTTCTCCAGACCAGCCATGAGGGACAGACTAAGCCACATGCAGGAACTGTCCAGCGGCCCTATGGAGCCAATGGAGTATGCAGAGTCAACTGTCTCTGGGTCCTTCAGTAATGTTGACTTGGAGGATGAGTTGCCACATGAAGCAGTGGTGTTTGGTGACAACAGCCCTGCTCTGGGAGAAATCTTTTCCCAGGCACAAGGTATCCACAAAGACATCCAGCTCATCCGCCTGGAGGTTAAAAGGCTTCGTGAGCAGAACTCCCGCATGATGCACGGCACCACCACCATGAGCACCATTAAAAGGGACTCTAACGCTATTGGAGCTGATATAAAGGCGCGGGCTGAAGATGTGCTAGCACGTCTACATGAGATGGATGGCACAACCCACAAGCTAGAAGAAATGCATGGTGCAAATTCTGCTGTGACACGTATCGCCAGAACCCAGTACGCTTGCCTCAGTAACGGCTTTCGCGATGCAATGTTCGACTATAA contains these protein-coding regions:
- the LOC115774497 gene encoding syntaxin-11-like, giving the protein MRDRLSHMQELSSGPMEPMEYAESTVSGSFSNVDLEDELPHEAVVFGDNSPALGEIFSQAQGIHKDIQLIRLEVKRLREQNSRMMHGTTTMSTIKRDSNAIGADIKARAEDVLARLHEMDGTTHKLEEMHGANSAVTRIARTQYACLSNGFRDAMFDYNEAEMSHRENCKAQIQRQMEIVGREVTGEEVEEMIEKGQWNIFNDNIVTEGKTARSALSQVEKRHQELLDLESRIKSIHEIFLDIALLVEEQGSMLDSIQNNVQKTDAVMQDVLFKLGKAKRHDGNNPFRKMFCSCFPCVD